The Neodiprion pinetum isolate iyNeoPine1 chromosome 5, iyNeoPine1.2, whole genome shotgun sequence genome segment GACATTACTAATCAATCATTTTCGTACATACCTATTGCGtccttatatacatatacctaacGAAATTGAAGTTGgcaacgttatcgtaacgaaacattaaGAAGAAAGTTACTATTTCCTTATTCTTACAATGATTTTAAAGGAACGAAGAATTCAAAACATCGGTACGTTTTGTTTTGCTACGATTtgctgaatttcaaacaattccaaaatcaCAAAGTAACGGGTTTTTCATCACGATCAGCATGAATCGTTGCGGTaccgttactaacttcagtatGGTTATATCTACGTGAAGTTCAAAATCatgaaagttttatttttccaagaaCGTTAATTATATTCCTAATAATGTTGATAATATCATCCGATTCTTACGCGATTTTTACACCTTTGCCTCAACCACATGACGTTTAATTGGGAAAAGAAATATGACCAAAACAAGTtataaaaaatcaacgaacGCTTCACGCAGAATTTGTATGATGAGGctaaagttagtaacgttaacgtaacgaaacattggggggaaaaatcactattttgcaaatttatggTGACTTTAAAGTAGTTAAGTTGTCAAAGTATGAATACATTTTGGCTTATTACGATTTACTGACTTTCAGACATTCCTGCAATAGCGAAATAACGATTCTTCGAAACGTTTATCATTataataacgttactaacttttcAGCCTCGGTTTGTATGCATTTGTGTATACAATACATGTGCATGCGAGTTCCGGTCAAGCGAAcgcattattttttctatattcGTCCTCGCcaatttaattgaattgaaaggtgaaaaattaaatgagaTGGAAATTATTTCAGGCGTGCCCTACATCGGTAGAAAAATGATGGCCATGAGTAATCCACGTCTGGAAATTGAGCAAAACGGAGAAAAATGGACCATCCGAAACGTATCTGCGATGCGAACTAACGAGCTAACCTTCACCCCCGGGACTGAATACGAGGAATCGATGCCATCCGGAGATGTAGTCAAGGTCGTACTCTCTTTTCAGCCTTACACTTTTTCTAAAAGAAATCGGGAGGGAATTGTAGAGCGGAAAAAGTTGGATTTCGAACTGATTATCTTTAGCTATCGCTGATTGGAGCGGCGGTCCCACaagtttttgtttaatttgatAATAACGTCTCTTTCATTAGTCACGGTACTGCTCGTCACAAAATCTCAGATAATATACTATTGTCATACGTCTTTGACGTTCTTGGGTTTTAGAATGTAACAGATGTGGTGGACGGCCGGCTAGTTACGAATTCGATCAGTCCGAACGGTTCCAGAATAACACGGACATACGAGTTCACCCCCGAAGGTGCTATTTTGGTAAGAAACATGTTTACGATTTATCTACATCAGGCATCACGAAGTTTGcaacgttattgtaatgatGCATCTTTAGAAAAAACTCATTATTTTGCCAATTTAGGATTCTCTGTAATTTAGGAAACCGTTAATAAAGTATGAACAAAGtcagattttgtaaattaaactTTTCCAGTTATTCTAAAAGTGCCAAATatagtaatttttctttctacatTTCGAtacggtaacgttactaacttcggCCTCGTAAAATGGTCTGATGAGGTGCGACTACATTAGacgtaaaacaaaaatctcaCAATTTGTCATCCTTGCCATTATAAGTACAATCCAACGACAagtaaaactaaaaaaaaatgcagtcTTCTGCGAATTGAGAATAGCGATTATTATACCAGTGCCCCCCTCCCACTCTCTCGCTACTCGGCAAGTAAACATAACATTTCTTTCTATCTGATGGTGAGATTCAGATTAATTCTCAGTGCTAAACGACACTGCAGGCGTCCCAAGCGAGGAAATAATGTAGCATGCAATAATTACAAAACAATTCGCTATTTCAGACTATGACACATGAGGCAAGCGGACAAGTGGCCAAGAGATTCTACAAACGTGTGGTCGCTACGTAAATGGTGGTCGGCTgacagtgaaatttttttttgataataatGTACACATTCCTATTGAGACTACGAACGGTTGGCGTATAACTAATcttaatttctttactttgGGTTTATTCCTAAGTAAATAAACtctatatttgtaaatttatataGAATGAAGATTGTTTATTTCGCAGCGATTTATCCTGAAACTTTACCCTAATTTCCTCATCCTTACACGTTAGTCgaacgaggctgaagttagtaacgttgacgtaacgaaaaattactattttgcaaGTTTATAGCGATTTTGAAGTAGTCgagtttcataaaaaaaatattaatacgTTTTGCCTTACTATGATTTACTGCGTTACTAACTTTAGCCGCATTTAGGTGGCCCGGTTATGTATTGATGAAACTCGCTGTGAATGATTCACTGGGAAACACCTGTGTCGCAAGGTAGTGAACACCACCTGTCGGCCGGCCTTATAATCGCATGTGTGGGTTTGTGAACCGACGGTAACGTATTTACATGTATAACATATTACTCCAGCTATAAATTGCTGTGTGATCAGGGTTGCCATGGAAACGATGCCGTCTCAATAAATGCAGAGGAATACCACGAGATACcgtttaaatttaattaatacgTTTCCGCGGGAGTTGGTTACATCGATCATGTCGCTTACGAACTGGTCAATTCGGCAATGAATTTCGTATTCGGAAATTCAAATCGAGTCACCTCGGCTGCAGTGCAGCACGTATTTTTACTACGATGAGTCGCCACTCGCCGGCCAGGTGACATGTATAGTATTGCGTAATATTGTATGAGCGTCACACATACATAGCATCGATATTCATGCACAGCATGTGACGAGAAAATGGTATTACAGGGCGCGGTCAAGACGCAATCTAACAATACAGAATGTGTCAACTGCACAGCGGGCCGCGAGGATATTGGTCAGAGCCGACCCCACCCCTACCCATCACGTTACGAGTAAAAGAACGTGAGATTGCGTATAATCTGCGATGTGTGGCTGTCAAAACATTCCATTTCCGCGATGTAAACACCGCTGGTAATCGCCGGATCGCAGATAGAGAAGATAACTTGTATTTTTCTGGACTTGATGTATATCAATGGCGATGCCGCAACTTTTGTTTGTTGAAAACGTTACAACGGAGCAACCgtagagagaaagaaagcAGTGTTAAGCGTAATATGATTTACAGATCACAAGATAATCCACCGCATCTTCCGGATCGTTGCTGACTAATGATGTATACACTTACTTTTGATTGAGATACTGTAGCGTCCAGTCGATTATTTCCCCGCTGATCTCAGCTTCCGTGAGATCGTACGAGCTGACTTTTACAGGTAGTTGGTCTTCGGGGTCGACCTGGGCGACAAAATGTTCGAAAAACCGACGATACGCACCGAGGTAATCGCCTTCGCCGCAGTCTGTAgccatttttcaatcttctatGTTAATATTTTACAGGTGGGTCAATGAGAAACAATTGACAAACGACACAGTGCCAAGTATAACAATTTCGGATTCACACTTTGAATTACGCGGACGTGTAAACACCCAGATTAGTGAAGAATTGTCGTTTTTTACCTCCGTTTAGCCTTATCGCttaatatttgattttcacattcGATGTCtcgtgtaagaaaaatattcgttgATATGCGGTATTTGTACTTTGATTACGTCACT includes the following:
- the LOC124220041 gene encoding fatty acid-binding protein-like; the encoded protein is MAEIVGVYRHERSENFDEYFKAVGVPYIGRKMMAMSNPRLEIEQNGEKWTIRNVSAMRTNELTFTPGTEYEESMPSGDVVKNVTDVVDGRLVTNSISPNGSRITRTYEFTPEGAILTMTHEASGQVAKRFYKRVVAT